The following proteins come from a genomic window of Pseudochaenichthys georgianus chromosome 17, fPseGeo1.2, whole genome shotgun sequence:
- the LOC139435657 gene encoding uncharacterized protein, protein MDAGVVARKYFRMSKDVFDELLGKVGPLITKADTHLRLSIGPAERLAICLRYLATGDSYRTISFSYRVGHATVAVIVREVAGAIWTALVEETMPGPQTEDWRAIAAGFQERWNFPNCVGAIDGKHVVIQAPANSGSLYFNYKSSHSLVLLAVVDAQYLFRIVDVGGFGKSSDSGSLRNSAFGESLRDGSLQLPPDTVIPGAERLGLLPHVFVGDEAFPLLDNLLRPFPGRHLTRERRLFNYRLSPARLVVECAFGILSSQWRMLRRVITTSPEVTELCVKATCVLHNFLRRKTITHTYRRVHG, encoded by the exons ATGGATGCCGGTGTTGTAGCAAGG AAAtacttcaggatgagcaaagacgtgtttgacgagttgctcggaaaaGTGGGTCCACTCATTACAAAGGCTGACACCCATCtgcgtttgtcaatcggacctgccgagcgactcgccatatgcctacg gtacctggcaaccggtgactcgtacaggaccatatcattcagctatcgggtcgggcatgcAACCGTGGCTGTCATTGTCagggaggttgcgggtgccatctggaccgccctggttgaggagaccatgccgggaccacagaccgaggactggagagccatcgctgctgggttccaggagcgctggaactttccaaatTGTGTTGGTGCCATagatgggaagcacgtggtgatccaggctccggcaaattctgggtccctctacttcaactacaagtccagccactccttggtactgctggctgtcgtggatgcccagtacctcttcaggatAGTGGATGTCGGAGGATTTGGAAAGAGCAGCGACAGTGGGAGCCTGAGGAATTCCGCTTTTGGAGAGAGCCTcagagatggcagtctgcagctaccacctgacaccgtcatcccaggagcagagcggctcggccttctCCCCCATGTCTTCgttggagatgaggcttttccgctgctggacaacctgctgcgtccgttccctggacgtcacCTCACCCGTGAAAGGAGGCTGTTCAACTACCGACTCAGCCcggccaggttggtggttgaatgtgcgtttggcatcctctcatcccAGTGGAGAATGCTCaggcgtgtcatcaccaccagccccgaggtaacagagttgtgtgtgaaggccacctgtgtgttgcacaacttcctccgcaggaagaccATCACGCACACCTATCGCAGAGTCCACGGGTGA